In the genome of Tannockella kyphosi, one region contains:
- a CDS encoding alpha/beta hydrolase, with translation MKKSTLITLGLATSVSASAGYYWANTKLFNATLVGHKKSVSVHDTDTSCLTQPTIDASIWFKKAPKKAVELKTFDGLTLKGDIIVHKECQKWIILAHGYKSTKVSMYISAQNFFEQGYNILVFDQRSHGNSDGKYIGMGWLEQNDLMDWIQYIQDIHSDAKIALYGVSMGAATVMNTTGNNLPENVVCAIEDCGFTSVGEILLSQMKKKYGSDFKALLVGFQALCKRKLGYDIFKASSVDQLKKSKTPTLFIHGTKDTYVPFEMVYHNYEACSAKKELLVVPDAGHALALLDDSYFKVIHSFLKKYM, from the coding sequence ATGAAAAAATCAACATTAATTACATTAGGTCTTGCAACGAGTGTTAGTGCTAGTGCTGGTTATTATTGGGCCAACACTAAATTATTTAATGCTACTTTAGTAGGACACAAAAAATCAGTATCTGTTCATGATACCGATACTAGTTGTTTAACTCAACCAACAATTGATGCATCTATTTGGTTTAAAAAAGCACCTAAAAAAGCAGTGGAATTAAAGACTTTTGATGGACTTACTTTAAAAGGGGATATTATTGTCCATAAAGAGTGTCAGAAATGGATTATTTTAGCACATGGATATAAGTCTACAAAAGTAAGTATGTATATTAGTGCCCAAAACTTTTTTGAACAAGGATATAACATATTGGTGTTTGATCAAAGAAGTCATGGTAATAGTGATGGTAAGTATATTGGTATGGGGTGGTTAGAACAAAATGATTTAATGGATTGGATTCAATATATTCAAGATATTCATAGCGATGCTAAAATAGCCTTATATGGTGTTAGTATGGGGGCTGCTACTGTTATGAATACTACTGGTAATAATTTACCAGAGAATGTTGTATGTGCGATTGAGGATTGTGGTTTTACAAGTGTTGGTGAAATATTATTAAGTCAAATGAAAAAGAAATATGGTTCTGATTTTAAAGCTCTATTAGTTGGTTTCCAAGCTTTGTGTAAAAGAAAACTAGGATATGATATTTTTAAAGCAAGCAGTGTTGATCAGCTTAAAAAATCAAAAACACCTACATTATTTATACATGGAACAAAGGATACCTATGTTCCTTTTGAAATGGTTTACCATAATTATGAAGCATGTAGTGCCAAAAAAGAACTATTAGTAGTTCCTGATGCAGGACACGCTTTAGCTCTATTAGATGATAGTTATTTTAAAGTAATCCATTCTTTTTTGAAAAAATATATGTAA
- the proS gene encoding proline--tRNA ligase: MAKNIKNDAITSMEDDFAQWYTDVCRKAELMDYSSVKGFIIYRPYGYAMWEQIQSYMDKLFKETGHENVYMPMLIPSSLLQKEADHVEGFAPECAVVTKGGLDTLEENLVIRPTSETLFCEHYAKIVNSYRDLPKLYNQWCSVVRWEKTTRPFLRGSEFLWQEGHTIHATKEEAQAETLQMLDIYEKTSIELLAIPMITGRKTDKEKFAGAKETYTIEALMHDGKALQSGTSHYFGDGFAKAFDMKYLSKENKWEHVYQTSWGVSTRLLGAIIMVHGDNNGLVLPPRVAPTQVIIIPIQQQKEGVLDKVYELEASLKAAGIRVKVDASDKSPGWKFAEAEMRGIPLRLEVGPKDIEKSQCILAKRNDGVKESYPLDDALSTTIHQLLDTIHDEMYLKAKEFRDENIRQAKTYDEFKDILNKKAGYVKLMWCGDEACEMKIKDDTGATSRCIKEEEAFSDVCPICGKPAHQVVYFARAY; this comes from the coding sequence ATGGCAAAAAATATAAAAAATGATGCTATCACATCAATGGAAGATGATTTTGCACAGTGGTATACAGATGTATGTCGTAAAGCAGAATTAATGGATTATAGTAGTGTAAAAGGATTTATTATTTATCGTCCTTATGGATATGCAATGTGGGAACAAATTCAATCTTATATGGATAAATTATTCAAAGAAACAGGACATGAAAATGTATACATGCCAATGTTAATCCCTTCATCATTACTACAAAAAGAAGCGGATCACGTAGAAGGGTTTGCCCCTGAATGTGCGGTAGTTACCAAAGGTGGATTAGATACTTTAGAAGAAAATTTAGTGATTCGTCCAACATCGGAAACATTATTTTGTGAACATTATGCAAAGATAGTAAATTCATACCGTGATTTACCAAAGTTATATAATCAATGGTGTTCTGTGGTACGTTGGGAAAAAACAACAAGACCATTTTTACGTGGTTCGGAGTTTTTATGGCAAGAAGGACATACTATTCATGCTACAAAAGAAGAAGCCCAAGCAGAAACATTACAAATGTTAGATATTTATGAAAAAACATCAATAGAATTATTAGCTATTCCTATGATAACAGGAAGAAAAACAGACAAAGAGAAGTTTGCTGGTGCTAAAGAAACATATACGATTGAAGCTCTTATGCATGATGGAAAAGCACTTCAATCAGGAACTAGTCATTATTTTGGAGATGGTTTTGCGAAAGCTTTTGATATGAAATATTTATCAAAAGAAAATAAGTGGGAACATGTTTACCAAACATCATGGGGAGTATCAACAAGATTATTAGGAGCTATTATTATGGTTCATGGTGACAATAATGGATTAGTGTTACCACCTAGAGTAGCACCAACACAAGTAATAATTATCCCTATTCAACAACAAAAAGAGGGAGTATTAGATAAGGTTTATGAATTAGAAGCAAGCTTAAAAGCTGCTGGAATTCGTGTAAAAGTAGACGCTAGTGATAAATCTCCAGGATGGAAGTTTGCAGAAGCAGAGATGCGTGGAATTCCACTTCGTTTAGAAGTAGGTCCTAAGGATATTGAAAAATCTCAATGTATCCTAGCAAAACGTAATGATGGAGTGAAAGAAAGTTATCCTTTAGATGATGCTTTAAGTACGACAATCCATCAATTATTAGATACAATTCATGATGAAATGTATCTAAAAGCAAAAGAATTCCGTGATGAAAACATTCGTCAAGCAAAAACATATGATGAATTTAAAGATATCCTAAATAAAAAAGCAGGATATGTAAAATTAATGTGGTGTGGAGATGAAGCATGTGAAATGAAAATTAAAGATGATACAGGAGCAACTAGCCGTTGTATTAAAGAGGAAGAAGCATTTAGTGATGTATGTCCTATTTGTGGAAAACCGGCTCATCAAGTAGTTTATTTTGCAAGAGCATACTAA
- a CDS encoding tyrosine-protein phosphatase: protein MQLSREERYIKLTGMPNTRDLGGYETQGGRYTRSNCFVRASSMAGAKEEDMDILRKKEVEIIIDLRSPNERHHQPSKAYDEPSFQVYEIPLLQDKFVHTLPEDIKNFQDLSGFYIYLLEANKENIRKIFEVFVKHSYQTILFHCSAGKDRSGVISALLLDLAGCYEYDIVKDYSQSYENNQKMMESLEQVMDLEDKKFLSSNPRYMMKFLGYLKENYGSAKGYLLSCGIKEEDIEIIIENFTI from the coding sequence ATGCAATTAAGTAGAGAAGAAAGATATATTAAATTAACAGGGATGCCTAATACTCGTGATTTGGGTGGTTATGAAACACAGGGTGGAAGATATACTCGCAGTAATTGTTTTGTTCGTGCTTCGAGCATGGCTGGAGCAAAAGAAGAAGATATGGATATTTTAAGAAAAAAAGAAGTTGAAATCATTATTGATTTACGTAGTCCTAATGAACGTCATCATCAACCAAGTAAGGCTTATGATGAACCTTCTTTTCAAGTATATGAGATTCCATTATTACAAGATAAATTTGTTCATACATTACCAGAAGATATAAAAAACTTTCAAGATTTAAGTGGCTTTTATATTTATTTATTAGAAGCCAATAAAGAGAATATTCGTAAAATATTTGAAGTTTTCGTAAAGCATAGTTATCAAACTATTTTATTTCACTGCTCTGCAGGGAAAGATCGTAGTGGTGTTATTAGTGCTTTGTTATTAGATTTAGCAGGATGTTATGAATATGATATTGTTAAGGACTATAGTCAATCTTATGAAAATAATCAAAAGATGATGGAATCATTGGAACAAGTGATGGATTTAGAAGACAAAAAATTTCTAAGTTCTAACCCTAGATATATGATGAAGTTCTTAGGATATTTAAAAGAAAACTATGGTAGTGCAAAAGGATATTTATTGAGTTGTGGCATAAAAGAAGAAGATATTGAAATTATTATTGAAAATTTTACAATTTAA
- a CDS encoding MG284/MPN403 family protein: MTKIKALTFREKQLVLEKIFSQYRRAKIKLHCLNQTSFYPAIHYDLVREKGNHYSVSMMDKLNEHIDNKDELESIIITFECIVSTLSTETKRIIMNEFVEPLDEGWWYEYYSKSTYYRVKSRAMEEALFYLNI; this comes from the coding sequence ATGACAAAAATCAAAGCACTCACATTTCGTGAAAAACAATTAGTATTAGAAAAAATATTTAGCCAGTATCGAAGAGCAAAGATAAAATTGCATTGTTTAAATCAAACATCTTTTTATCCTGCAATTCATTATGATTTAGTTCGTGAAAAAGGAAATCATTATAGTGTTAGTATGATGGATAAATTAAATGAACATATTGATAATAAAGATGAATTAGAAAGTATTATTATTACTTTTGAATGCATTGTAAGTACTTTATCAACAGAAACAAAAAGAATCATTATGAATGAGTTTGTAGAACCATTAGATGAGGGTTGGTGGTATGAGTATTATTCTAAATCTACTTATTATCGAGTGAAGTCTAGAGCAATGGAAGAAGCTTTGTTCTATTTGAATATCTAA
- a CDS encoding TspO/MBR family protein: MIFSIFLLFFPLLTSWLISIFVDTSLYTNLVLPSFAPSSFVFPIVWTVLYLMMGYSSYRIYKKSETTIAQVIYFIQLFINLIWPFFFFQYQFFTFSALWLLLLIILVIGTIILFFQIDHTSGYLLLPYLFWITFALFLNITIVILN, from the coding sequence ATGATATTTTCTATATTTTTACTATTTTTTCCTTTATTAACAAGCTGGCTGATTTCGATATTTGTGGATACATCCTTGTATACAAATCTAGTTCTTCCTAGCTTTGCCCCTAGTAGTTTTGTTTTTCCTATTGTATGGACTGTATTATATCTTATGATGGGCTATAGCAGTTATCGGATTTATAAAAAGAGTGAAACAACAATAGCTCAAGTTATCTATTTTATACAACTGTTTATTAATTTAATTTGGCCTTTTTTCTTTTTTCAATATCAATTCTTTACTTTTTCTGCTTTGTGGCTTTTGCTTTTAATTATTTTAGTAATAGGAACAATAATCTTATTCTTCCAAATAGATCATACTTCTGGTTATTTACTTCTACCTTATCTTTTTTGGATCACTTTTGCACTATTCTTAAATATCACTATTGTTATTTTAAATTAA
- a CDS encoding NCS2 family permease yields MLEKMFKLSQKGTNVKTEVFAGVTTFLAMAYVLAVNPAMLSETGLSFEGVFLATALSACVGTMIMGLLANYPVALAPGMGVNALFTYTIVFQMGFSPAAALAAVVVSGAIFLVISVTGIRKAVINAIPAQLKLAIGAGIGFFIAFIGLKNAGIIVSDASTFVALGDLTDPVVLLSVFGILVTLALLAKKVPAAVFYGLVVTAITGIIAGLCGVAGMPTAPTAIISTELDFSLFGLFVEGFGELFANPQCIVALFSLLFVDFFDTAGTLISVANRAKLVDENGELENIEKALIADSAGTIFGGFIGTSTVTSYVESTAGVEVGGRTGLTACTTALLFLLSIFFSPLLSIVTSAITAPALVVVGVLMAQQLGGIDWEDFVFAASGFVTIIMMILTYSISDGIAFGFIVYGLSMAVTGKTKQVSPIVWALIAIFVAYFAII; encoded by the coding sequence ATGTTAGAAAAAATGTTTAAATTGTCTCAAAAAGGGACGAATGTAAAAACGGAAGTTTTTGCAGGTGTTACTACTTTCTTGGCGATGGCTTATGTATTAGCGGTTAACCCTGCTATGCTTAGTGAAACTGGATTGTCATTTGAAGGTGTTTTCTTGGCGACAGCATTATCAGCCTGTGTTGGAACAATGATTATGGGATTGTTAGCAAACTATCCAGTAGCATTAGCTCCAGGAATGGGTGTAAATGCATTATTTACATATACGATTGTATTCCAAATGGGATTCTCTCCAGCTGCTGCCTTAGCTGCTGTAGTAGTATCTGGTGCTATTTTCTTAGTAATTTCAGTTACGGGAATTCGTAAAGCAGTTATTAATGCAATTCCTGCTCAATTAAAATTAGCAATTGGTGCTGGTATTGGGTTCTTTATTGCTTTTATCGGTTTAAAGAATGCTGGAATTATTGTCTCTGATGCATCTACATTTGTTGCATTAGGAGATTTAACGGATCCTGTAGTATTACTTTCTGTTTTTGGTATCTTGGTAACTTTAGCTTTATTAGCAAAGAAAGTTCCAGCTGCCGTATTTTATGGTTTAGTAGTTACTGCAATAACTGGAATTATTGCTGGGTTATGTGGTGTAGCTGGGATGCCAACTGCTCCAACAGCGATTATTTCTACTGAATTAGACTTTAGTTTATTTGGTTTATTTGTAGAAGGATTTGGTGAGTTATTCGCGAATCCACAATGCATTGTAGCTTTATTCTCATTATTATTCGTAGACTTCTTTGATACTGCTGGGACATTAATTTCAGTAGCAAATAGAGCAAAGTTAGTAGATGAAAATGGAGAATTAGAAAATATTGAAAAAGCACTAATTGCAGATTCTGCGGGGACTATTTTTGGAGGATTCATTGGAACTTCCACTGTAACATCTTATGTAGAATCAACGGCTGGTGTAGAAGTTGGTGGTAGAACAGGATTAACTGCTTGTACTACAGCGCTTTTATTCTTATTATCTATCTTCTTTTCACCTTTATTATCAATTGTAACAAGTGCAATCACAGCTCCTGCATTAGTAGTAGTAGGTGTATTGATGGCTCAACAATTAGGTGGTATTGATTGGGAAGATTTCGTATTTGCTGCATCTGGATTTGTTACTATCATTATGATGATTTTAACTTATTCTATTTCTGATGGGATTGCTTTTGGATTTATCGTTTATGGTTTATCAATGGCAGTAACTGGAAAAACAAAACAAGTAAGTCCAATTGTTTGGGCATTAATTGCTATTTTCGTTGCATATTTTGCAATTATTTAA